One Natronolimnobius sp. AArcel1 DNA window includes the following coding sequences:
- a CDS encoding DUF4157 domain-containing protein: MGSKKSRKRKTQSSEQANASTSPQQSTHSSAAMGAQSVHGAALADESTLYGPNPDEVYGGDPLSSGVFGHPGIAPSPSELNIQRALEGTDTSQDEVPDTVLGVLGDGGQSLDQPIQRALEERMDADFSNVRIHTGAKAAEAADAIDAKAFTCGNDIVFNSGEYNPGSGEGQFLLAHELAHVKQQTGAAISMMPQEGADLEIDPDPQLEREADEAASQALSADEPLFVSRMGADVHIQRTAKGESEYVTRGEVYEIVQNHYEGVVRNQAEQDPLEAGPERETPGNIAGKSTQATDDGGFFSNAWEKTKQVGSDLSQAVTKGAIGSLAGAGGKAVGMVGGGQVSVPSWVVLSEALLGQWGRLPVLLSDRNSEKQSVANCSAGLPVMQPSN; this comes from the coding sequence ATGGGATCAAAAAAGTCCCGCAAACGGAAAACACAGTCGTCCGAGCAAGCGAACGCGAGTACGTCACCCCAGCAATCAACACACTCGAGCGCGGCGATGGGGGCACAGTCAGTCCACGGTGCTGCGCTGGCCGACGAGTCAACCCTGTACGGCCCAAACCCGGACGAGGTATACGGTGGCGATCCGCTTTCCTCCGGCGTATTCGGCCATCCCGGTATCGCACCCTCACCCAGCGAGCTCAATATCCAGCGCGCCCTCGAGGGCACTGACACGAGCCAGGACGAGGTACCTGATACGGTGCTCGGGGTGCTCGGCGACGGTGGACAATCGTTAGATCAGCCGATTCAACGCGCACTCGAGGAACGAATGGATGCGGACTTCTCGAACGTCAGGATTCATACGGGTGCAAAAGCGGCGGAAGCCGCCGACGCAATCGACGCGAAGGCATTCACGTGTGGGAACGATATCGTGTTTAATTCCGGCGAGTACAACCCGGGGTCTGGCGAGGGGCAGTTTCTCCTTGCGCACGAACTCGCTCACGTGAAACAGCAGACTGGCGCGGCGATCAGCATGATGCCCCAGGAAGGGGCGGATTTGGAGATTGATCCGGATCCACAGTTGGAGCGCGAGGCCGACGAGGCCGCATCACAGGCGCTGTCGGCCGACGAGCCATTGTTCGTGAGTCGGATGGGGGCCGACGTCCACATTCAGCGGACGGCGAAAGGTGAGTCGGAATACGTCACCAGAGGCGAGGTGTACGAAATCGTCCAGAACCACTACGAGGGCGTTGTCAGGAACCAGGCCGAGCAAGATCCGCTCGAGGCAGGCCCAGAGCGTGAGACGCCTGGAAACATCGCCGGTAAGTCCACCCAGGCGACGGATGATGGTGGATTTTTCAGCAACGCGTGGGAGAAGACCAAGCAGGTTGGGAGTGATCTCTCCCAGGCAGTAACCAAAGGTGCGATTGGTTCCCTCGCCGGTGCCGGTGGAAAAGCCGTCGGAATGGTTGGGGGGGGGCAAGTCTCGGTGCCGTCTTGGGTGGTGCTCTCGGAAGCTTTGCTGGGCCAATGGGGACGGCTGCCGGTGCTGCTGTCGGATCGAAACTCGGAGAAACAGTCGGTGGCGAACTGCTCGGCGGGGCTGCCAGTGATGCAGCCAAGCAACTAA
- a CDS encoding ATP-binding protein, whose translation MYEHFSEHLQAEFDRLQWVLEYVQENPSLIAPPLDGGGSQLSTAGVHIRALSAGIDTNEHPASLETVREELTTRTETIDERVDEALEADVDLRLETIHREFHLTRADLETLLIVLAPAFDRSLLTIYGSLTGLDTPTFPTVQLAETLLALTAPESDRTESPLAPTAPLFEYDLLERVSENSASPETYDVLTVDDRIVRYLKGDDSLEPALAEYASLESHDRTLEELVFPDETAAALEGIATRSREAEWPTIYYASGEDGTGKDRLPGALTDPETPILRADAADILDDDAVFTRFIREATLQETAIHLEGLEAITEQNDGPTLDDDESGLSITDGDDTPTVDAIVERLDDAPGDVFLSHANPWTPNVDLEHHRLETCDCPFPDYETRLTIWEEYAAEFADDVLCSTLATNFRLPQRDIRHAVRTARYLCRTDANPDDLEAGAPADAVDESDESTTSDPFAPVDGELTREHCYDACKRYSASTLEALAEPLEPGYGWGDIALNDKAQTHLEELAGHLQYRGPVTSEWGFGEPGSRGDGVVALFYGQPGTGKTMAAEIIANETGLDLYRVDLSQVINKYVGETETRLAALLDEAERSNAILLFDEADAIFGKRAEVKDATDRYANTEINFLLQRLESFDGIVLLTTNKEAGIDPAFKRRIDHAIKFRKPQELIRRELWQTVFPDEAVVATDTFDYEFLGRLSTTPAVIRKVAKYAAYIAATESHDGRPLATATTDLEAVTITFDHIILALQYAKEAGGGGFEIDFREYEDKRRTYESATVERDWQEELRRTYGTAPDEANVDADTDAEGDTTAEQGDASKSTRHSSH comes from the coding sequence ATGTACGAGCACTTCAGCGAGCACCTCCAGGCCGAGTTTGATCGGCTTCAGTGGGTTCTCGAGTACGTCCAAGAGAACCCCTCGCTGATCGCACCACCGCTTGACGGCGGTGGATCGCAGCTGTCGACCGCTGGCGTACACATTCGCGCACTCTCAGCTGGCATCGATACGAACGAACACCCAGCGTCACTCGAGACGGTTCGCGAGGAACTGACTACCCGAACCGAGACCATCGACGAACGCGTCGACGAGGCGCTCGAGGCAGACGTCGACCTCCGACTCGAGACGATCCATCGAGAGTTCCATCTAACGCGAGCCGACCTCGAGACGCTGCTCATCGTTCTCGCACCGGCGTTCGATCGATCTCTGCTCACGATCTACGGCTCACTCACCGGACTCGATACGCCCACCTTCCCGACGGTTCAGTTGGCCGAAACACTGCTCGCGCTCACGGCTCCAGAATCCGACCGCACCGAGTCGCCGCTCGCCCCCACCGCCCCGCTGTTCGAGTACGACCTCCTCGAGCGCGTCTCTGAAAACTCAGCCAGCCCCGAAACCTACGACGTGCTCACCGTCGACGACCGCATCGTCCGCTACCTCAAAGGCGACGACAGTCTCGAGCCCGCCCTCGCCGAGTACGCCAGTCTTGAGTCACACGACCGCACGCTCGAGGAGCTCGTCTTCCCTGACGAAACGGCCGCCGCACTCGAGGGGATCGCCACGCGCTCGCGTGAGGCCGAGTGGCCGACGATCTACTACGCCTCGGGCGAGGACGGCACCGGCAAGGATCGACTACCGGGCGCGCTCACCGACCCCGAGACGCCGATTCTTCGCGCCGACGCCGCCGATATACTCGACGATGATGCCGTGTTCACGCGATTCATCCGCGAAGCGACGTTGCAGGAGACTGCGATTCACCTCGAGGGTCTCGAGGCGATTACCGAACAGAACGACGGCCCCACCCTCGATGACGACGAAAGCGGCCTCTCGATCACCGACGGCGACGACACGCCGACGGTCGACGCCATCGTCGAACGACTCGACGACGCCCCCGGCGACGTCTTCTTGAGTCATGCCAACCCTTGGACGCCCAATGTCGACCTCGAGCACCATCGCCTCGAGACCTGCGACTGTCCGTTCCCCGACTACGAGACGCGGTTGACCATCTGGGAGGAGTACGCCGCGGAGTTTGCCGACGACGTGCTGTGTTCGACGCTCGCAACCAACTTCCGGCTCCCTCAGCGCGACATCCGCCACGCGGTACGGACCGCCCGCTATCTCTGTCGTACTGACGCCAATCCCGACGACCTTGAGGCCGGAGCGCCCGCGGACGCGGTCGACGAGAGCGACGAGAGCACCACGTCCGACCCCTTTGCCCCTGTTGACGGGGAACTCACCCGGGAGCACTGTTACGACGCCTGTAAACGCTACTCCGCGAGCACACTCGAGGCGCTGGCAGAACCACTCGAGCCTGGCTACGGCTGGGGGGATATCGCGCTCAACGACAAGGCCCAAACCCACCTCGAGGAACTCGCAGGACATCTGCAGTACCGCGGTCCCGTCACGAGCGAGTGGGGCTTTGGCGAGCCGGGCAGCCGCGGCGACGGCGTCGTCGCGCTGTTTTACGGCCAACCCGGCACCGGAAAGACGATGGCCGCCGAGATCATCGCGAACGAGACCGGTCTGGATCTCTACCGCGTCGATCTCTCGCAGGTGATCAACAAGTACGTTGGCGAGACCGAAACCCGACTTGCGGCGCTGCTGGACGAAGCCGAACGCTCGAACGCCATCCTGCTGTTCGACGAGGCCGACGCGATCTTCGGCAAGCGCGCCGAGGTCAAAGACGCGACGGACCGCTATGCCAATACAGAGATCAACTTCCTCCTGCAGCGACTCGAGTCGTTCGACGGAATCGTCTTGTTGACGACGAACAAGGAGGCCGGAATTGACCCGGCGTTTAAACGGCGCATCGACCACGCAATCAAGTTCCGGAAACCGCAGGAACTCATCCGACGCGAGCTCTGGCAAACCGTCTTCCCCGACGAGGCCGTCGTCGCGACCGATACCTTCGACTACGAGTTCCTCGGAAGACTCTCGACGACGCCCGCAGTCATCAGAAAGGTCGCCAAATACGCCGCCTACATCGCCGCGACCGAGTCCCACGACGGTCGCCCGCTCGCAACCGCCACGACCGATCTCGAGGCGGTGACGATCACCTTCGATCACATCATCCTCGCGTTGCAGTACGCCAAGGAGGCCGGCGGTGGTGGATTCGAGATTGATTTCCGCGAGTACGAGGACAAACGCCGCACCTACGAGAGCGCAACTGTCGAACGGGATTGGCAAGAAGAGCTTCGCCGGACCTACGGAACTGCTCCGGACGAAGCGAACGTGGACGCGGATACAGATGCAGAAGGGGATACGACTGCTGAGCAAGGGGACGCTTCGAAGTCAACGCGCCACAGTAGCCATTGA
- a CDS encoding Pvc16 family protein: MASSSAIQATTDLLVNLLRLRLARNDDDEMLDEEQIQPISPSAVGEESTIRLVLYLYGVSKAGSFNTETTRVSGDRKEKSPLGLELRYLLMTVPGADGDDSRESVLDQHQLLGQAMQTLYDAETIEPAQLPAELGDERLTVTLEQRDPTELTDLWSTFPELPLQPCATYAVGPIRIPSTQSTPFERVSDRDVQMSRGTGSEDDTNEDIDDAASADPRTDS, encoded by the coding sequence ATGGCGTCATCGTCGGCGATCCAGGCGACGACGGATCTGCTGGTGAACCTGCTTCGACTCCGGTTGGCTCGCAACGACGACGACGAGATGCTCGACGAAGAGCAAATCCAGCCGATTTCCCCGTCTGCGGTCGGCGAAGAGTCGACGATTCGGCTGGTGTTGTACCTGTATGGCGTCTCCAAGGCCGGCTCGTTCAACACCGAGACCACCCGCGTCTCCGGGGATCGAAAGGAAAAGTCACCGCTCGGACTCGAGCTTCGGTACCTGTTGATGACTGTCCCGGGGGCCGATGGCGACGACAGTAGAGAGTCGGTACTGGATCAGCATCAGTTGCTGGGACAGGCGATGCAGACATTGTACGACGCCGAGACGATTGAGCCCGCGCAACTCCCTGCCGAGCTTGGTGATGAGCGCTTAACCGTCACACTCGAGCAGCGAGACCCGACGGAGCTGACGGATCTCTGGAGTACCTTTCCCGAGTTGCCGTTGCAGCCGTGTGCGACCTACGCGGTCGGCCCCATCAGAATTCCCTCGACGCAGTCGACGCCGTTCGAACGCGTCAGCGATCGTGACGTACAGATGAGTCGCGGAACCGGCAGCGAGGACGATACCAACGAGGACATCGATGATGCAGCCAGTGCCGATCCACGTACTGATAGCTAA
- a CDS encoding phage tail protein yields the protein MTDQPYTDDNDLYTQYNFEVQIDGDSVAGFAEVSGVTMQLETIQYNEGGVNDHVHTLPGTFAHANLVLQRGMTNDVSFWEWIQEVMSGNVTRKNVVIKMRDGFNGESGWGWEFKRAYPTMWRGPDLVSTNQGMAIEQIELAYEQFTKMSGLPE from the coding sequence ATGACAGACCAACCGTACACTGACGATAACGACCTGTACACGCAATACAACTTCGAGGTGCAGATCGACGGCGACTCGGTCGCCGGCTTCGCCGAGGTCTCGGGCGTCACGATGCAACTCGAGACGATCCAGTACAACGAGGGTGGTGTAAACGATCACGTGCATACGCTCCCGGGAACGTTCGCGCACGCGAATCTCGTGTTACAACGCGGGATGACGAACGATGTCTCCTTCTGGGAGTGGATCCAGGAGGTGATGAGCGGCAACGTGACGCGAAAGAACGTCGTCATCAAGATGCGAGATGGCTTCAACGGCGAGAGTGGCTGGGGCTGGGAGTTCAAACGCGCCTACCCAACGATGTGGCGCGGTCCCGACCTCGTCAGTACCAACCAGGGAATGGCAATCGAGCAGATTGAACTGGCATACGAGCAGTTCACGAAGATGTCTGGACTACCGGAGTAA
- a CDS encoding DUF6760 family protein, translating to MMRLYDSDVLFEEVAFVAYHFGWSHDEVLELPHWERQRWCEEISEINDRMNGDVEPDHDTGGGSILGNDGDGIVLQNSLGDH from the coding sequence GTGATGCGACTGTACGATTCCGACGTCCTCTTCGAGGAAGTCGCGTTCGTCGCCTATCACTTCGGATGGAGCCACGACGAGGTGCTCGAACTCCCCCACTGGGAGCGACAGCGCTGGTGTGAGGAGATTAGCGAGATCAACGACCGGATGAACGGGGACGTCGAACCGGATCACGACACCGGCGGCGGTAGTATCCTCGGCAATGACGGCGACGGAATCGTGCTGCAGAACTCGTTGGGGGACCACTAA
- a CDS encoding phage tail protein, with the protein MPEHGPLPSTEFAVELDGADVPGFLEVKLPTQETDEHDYREGNDAKHARKLFGDVRYSPLVLARGAEEDNERLDEWRQAVQEGREDEARKNIAVVIKDQSGESALRYEFTNAWIRKYEPPTLNAQAGSGSQAIAVETYTVEFEEMDRKNV; encoded by the coding sequence ATGCCAGAACACGGACCACTTCCAAGCACGGAATTCGCCGTCGAACTCGACGGTGCAGACGTACCCGGCTTCCTCGAGGTCAAACTGCCGACCCAGGAAACCGACGAACATGACTACCGGGAAGGAAACGACGCAAAGCACGCCCGCAAACTCTTCGGCGACGTTCGCTACTCGCCGCTGGTGCTCGCTCGCGGTGCTGAGGAGGACAACGAACGGCTCGATGAGTGGCGACAGGCCGTTCAGGAAGGGCGAGAGGACGAAGCACGAAAGAACATCGCTGTCGTCATCAAGGACCAGTCGGGTGAATCCGCCCTTCGATACGAGTTCACGAACGCCTGGATTCGAAAGTACGAACCGCCGACGCTCAACGCACAGGCGGGAAGCGGCTCGCAGGCGATTGCCGTCGAGACGTACACCGTCGAATTCGAGGAAATGGACCGAAAGAACGTATGA
- a CDS encoding phage tail sheath family protein has protein sequence MPEYQSPGVYVEEVSSGSKSVEGVSTSTAGFLGQTHRGPVEPQLVTSYTEFERVYGASPKNSHLDVAIDGFFKNGGSRCYVSRVTAADPNDVASTTLIDKNGTDVLEVEADGPGEWGTSVAVVVRDGQRPGQFDMVVRYWSCDLEEVSQPASDRPEPSPDVEEVFDGLSTDPQSSQFYEKQVTNSVLVDVEYLEDGRPVDGLTWLNRDRPTAYSDGGLVETDGEETVVYIPEDLEEMEYNDLKGLAKPFDTDGNASKDDLVTDLTEIRSGEQEVDVEVVTEEPTKPESEGEVSLSDYEGIDKPGLRTGLAGLKSLDDISIVCAPDENDVAGLTDALVAHCENMGERFAILQAPQNPGPVSEMETPVDSSYAAYYYPWLTVLDPVTNREKLAPPGGHIAGIYARSDAQHGVHKAPANEVVRGIVGLQHDITKGEQDVLNPKGINCIRSFQGRGVRVWGARTTSSDPEWKYLNVRRLFLFIEQSIDEGTQWAVFEPNDKDLWARIRQSAENFLTTVWREGGLQGSTADEAFYVRCGDETMTQDDIDNGRLIVEIGIAPVKPAEFVVFRISQDTGDS, from the coding sequence ATGCCAGAGTATCAGTCGCCAGGCGTATACGTTGAAGAAGTCAGCAGTGGAAGCAAATCAGTTGAGGGTGTGAGTACAAGCACGGCCGGATTCCTCGGCCAGACTCACCGCGGTCCAGTGGAGCCGCAACTCGTAACGAGTTACACGGAGTTCGAACGAGTGTACGGAGCAAGTCCGAAAAACTCACATCTGGATGTCGCCATCGACGGATTTTTCAAAAACGGTGGAAGTCGCTGTTACGTTAGTCGCGTCACCGCCGCCGATCCGAACGACGTCGCATCGACCACACTCATCGACAAGAACGGCACGGATGTCCTCGAAGTCGAAGCCGACGGTCCCGGCGAATGGGGTACCTCCGTCGCAGTGGTCGTCCGTGATGGCCAGCGTCCGGGCCAGTTCGACATGGTCGTTCGATACTGGTCGTGTGATCTCGAGGAGGTCAGTCAGCCCGCTTCAGATCGACCGGAGCCGTCCCCTGACGTCGAGGAAGTGTTCGACGGACTGTCGACGGATCCACAGTCGAGTCAGTTCTACGAGAAACAGGTCACGAACTCGGTACTCGTCGATGTCGAGTACCTCGAAGACGGTCGTCCCGTCGACGGGCTTACTTGGCTCAACCGAGACCGCCCGACGGCGTACTCCGATGGCGGTCTCGTCGAAACCGACGGCGAGGAGACTGTTGTCTACATCCCCGAGGATCTCGAGGAGATGGAGTACAACGATCTCAAGGGACTCGCAAAGCCGTTCGATACCGACGGAAATGCGTCGAAAGACGATCTCGTCACCGACCTAACAGAGATTCGCTCCGGCGAACAGGAAGTCGATGTCGAAGTTGTCACTGAAGAGCCGACGAAACCCGAGTCCGAAGGGGAAGTTTCCCTGAGCGATTACGAAGGGATCGACAAGCCCGGCCTGCGAACCGGTCTGGCCGGACTCAAATCCCTTGATGACATCTCGATCGTCTGTGCACCCGACGAGAACGACGTCGCAGGGCTCACGGACGCACTCGTCGCTCACTGTGAGAACATGGGCGAGCGATTCGCGATCTTGCAGGCACCGCAGAACCCCGGCCCGGTCTCGGAGATGGAGACGCCGGTCGATTCCTCGTACGCGGCGTACTACTACCCGTGGCTTACCGTGCTGGATCCAGTGACGAACCGCGAAAAACTCGCGCCACCGGGCGGTCACATCGCCGGCATCTACGCTCGCAGTGACGCCCAACACGGTGTCCACAAGGCACCGGCAAACGAGGTCGTTCGCGGCATCGTCGGACTGCAACACGACATCACCAAGGGCGAACAGGACGTGCTCAATCCGAAGGGAATCAACTGCATCCGCAGTTTCCAGGGCCGCGGTGTTCGCGTTTGGGGTGCTCGAACTACCTCGAGCGATCCTGAATGGAAGTACCTCAACGTTCGCCGTCTGTTCCTGTTCATCGAACAGTCGATTGACGAAGGGACCCAGTGGGCCGTCTTCGAGCCAAACGACAAGGATCTCTGGGCTCGCATCCGCCAGTCGGCCGAGAACTTCCTGACGACCGTCTGGCGTGAAGGCGGCCTGCAGGGATCGACCGCCGACGAGGCGTTCTACGTCCGCTGTGGCGACGAAACGATGACTCAAGACGATATTGACAACGGTCGTCTGATCGTTGAAATCGGTATTGCACCGGTCAAACCGGCCGAATTCGTCGTCTTCCGCATCAGCCAGGACACCGGGGACTCATAA
- a CDS encoding molybdopterin biosynthesis protein: MDRKEFRDLASPAMAREAIDSLSLEGGVDRVSLADARGRVLLARLDAELDVPGFDRASLDGYALSARDTFGADEADPARLELVGEVHAGEEPDVALKSGQAVEISTGAVMPDGADAMVPVERTDVDENGDVLVRTSVAPGDNVMFAGADVAAGERALGPGTRITPRDIGLLSALGIDEVPVRAPPTVGIVSTGDELVRPGEDVNSARGEIYDVNSYTIAAGVEDAGGKAVLYPHAGDEQDEMEGVLREAAEECDLVLSSGSTSASAVDVIYRVIEEQGDLLLHGVSVKPGKPMLVGRLDSSAYVGLPGYPVSAMMVFRTFVAPAIREAAGLPEPTAATVSGRLAREARSEQGRHRLLPVGLVCDGDGEMLVYPVDKGSGATTSLAEADGVVEIDAETDYLEADESVTVQLFSPDVQPPTLLGVGESDPTLNRVLDRLENPRYLSVGSRPGLRQLREGVPDVVVVAGPLERDLEATTLAEWDREWGVVVRAGNPDEIDELADLVDRDLQVVNRTTDSGLRSSLGAAVAELAAERGVERHDIVESIDGFDLGLRAHESPARRVIAGDADAGLGLRETADRLDLGFVSLGTQPVRMLANPDRVKKPGVRKLEAELTTHITDNSSANK, encoded by the coding sequence ATGGACCGCAAGGAGTTTCGCGATCTCGCCTCCCCCGCTATGGCACGCGAGGCCATCGATTCACTCTCGCTCGAGGGTGGTGTCGACCGGGTATCGCTCGCAGATGCCCGCGGTCGGGTACTGCTCGCACGACTCGATGCCGAACTCGACGTGCCGGGGTTCGACCGGGCGAGTCTCGACGGCTACGCGCTGTCCGCACGCGACACGTTCGGCGCTGACGAGGCCGACCCCGCGCGCCTCGAACTTGTTGGCGAAGTACACGCCGGCGAGGAACCCGATGTGGCGCTCAAGTCCGGACAAGCTGTCGAGATTTCGACGGGGGCCGTGATGCCCGATGGTGCGGATGCGATGGTGCCGGTCGAGCGAACCGATGTCGACGAGAACGGCGACGTGTTGGTTCGAACGTCGGTCGCACCTGGTGACAACGTCATGTTCGCGGGCGCGGACGTGGCCGCGGGTGAGCGGGCACTCGGTCCCGGCACGCGGATTACGCCGCGGGATATCGGGCTTCTTTCTGCGCTCGGAATCGATGAGGTCCCCGTCCGCGCGCCCCCGACAGTCGGCATCGTCTCGACGGGCGACGAACTCGTCCGGCCGGGCGAGGACGTCAACAGCGCCCGGGGAGAGATCTACGACGTCAACAGCTACACCATCGCCGCGGGCGTCGAAGATGCAGGCGGCAAAGCCGTTTTGTATCCTCACGCGGGCGACGAACAAGACGAGATGGAAGGCGTGCTCCGGGAGGCCGCCGAGGAGTGTGACCTTGTGCTCTCCTCTGGCTCAACCAGCGCCAGCGCGGTCGACGTCATCTATCGCGTCATCGAGGAGCAAGGAGACCTCCTCTTACACGGCGTCAGCGTTAAGCCCGGCAAGCCGATGCTCGTCGGTCGACTGGATTCCTCTGCGTACGTCGGCCTCCCCGGCTACCCCGTCTCCGCGATGATGGTCTTTCGGACCTTCGTCGCGCCGGCGATCCGCGAAGCGGCCGGACTCCCCGAACCCACCGCTGCAACTGTCTCGGGTCGACTGGCTCGAGAGGCACGCTCCGAGCAGGGCCGGCACCGGTTGCTTCCCGTCGGCCTCGTATGCGATGGCGACGGCGAGATGCTCGTCTACCCCGTCGACAAAGGGTCCGGTGCGACGACCAGCCTCGCCGAAGCCGACGGCGTCGTCGAAATCGACGCGGAAACGGACTATCTCGAGGCCGACGAGTCTGTTACCGTCCAGTTGTTCTCGCCGGATGTTCAGCCACCAACCCTGCTCGGTGTCGGCGAAAGCGACCCGACGCTGAATCGCGTGCTTGACCGTCTCGAGAATCCGCGCTATCTCTCGGTTGGCTCGCGTCCCGGCCTGCGCCAACTGCGCGAGGGCGTACCGGACGTTGTTGTCGTCGCTGGGCCGCTTGAGCGGGATCTCGAGGCGACGACGCTCGCCGAATGGGACCGCGAATGGGGGGTGGTCGTCCGGGCCGGGAATCCGGACGAAATCGACGAACTGGCAGATCTCGTTGACCGCGACCTCCAGGTTGTCAATCGGACGACTGACTCCGGCCTCCGCTCGAGTCTTGGCGCGGCCGTGGCCGAACTCGCTGCTGAGCGCGGCGTGGAGCGACACGACATCGTCGAATCGATCGACGGCTTCGACCTCGGCTTGCGAGCACACGAAAGCCCCGCGCGGCGAGTCATCGCTGGCGACGCCGACGCCGGACTCGGCCTGCGCGAGACCGCCGACCGACTCGACCTCGGATTCGTTTCGCTCGGCACCCAACCCGTCCGCATGCTGGCAAATCCAGATCGAGTCAAAAAGCCAGGCGTCCGCAAACTCGAGGCGGAACTGACGACCCACATAACAGACAACTCGAGCGCAAACAAATAA
- a CDS encoding helix-turn-helix domain-containing protein has protein sequence MSTIAEIRLPATDTILETTFEHAPDATFEIESSVLGTQPCLWVSGIGQAHARQAFERDPTVEAFDLLVETDSRFLFDMCFRDGQGIERLCDDLLAEGGSLLEAWGNDGWWQVRARFPDRNALCDAYDQFVDRGVNADLRRVTDVSAYTEPETRLTSQQREALEAALEYGYFEIPRNISMEELADELGISHQALSERFRRAYETLVDEELQPQNERSRSVLE, from the coding sequence ATGTCGACAATAGCCGAGATCCGACTTCCAGCGACGGATACGATACTCGAGACGACGTTTGAGCACGCCCCTGACGCAACGTTCGAAATCGAGTCGTCGGTCTTGGGGACACAACCGTGCCTCTGGGTTTCCGGTATCGGCCAGGCACACGCACGGCAGGCGTTCGAGCGGGACCCGACCGTCGAGGCGTTCGACCTGCTCGTCGAAACTGATTCGAGGTTCTTGTTTGACATGTGCTTTCGAGACGGGCAGGGCATCGAACGGTTGTGTGACGACCTCCTTGCGGAGGGTGGGTCGCTGCTCGAGGCCTGGGGAAACGATGGCTGGTGGCAGGTTCGCGCCCGCTTTCCGGACCGAAACGCCCTCTGTGATGCGTACGATCAGTTCGTCGACCGCGGCGTCAACGCCGACCTTCGGCGCGTGACCGATGTGTCTGCCTACACAGAGCCAGAGACGCGGCTGACGTCACAGCAACGAGAAGCACTCGAGGCCGCCCTCGAGTACGGCTATTTCGAGATTCCGCGCAACATCTCGATGGAGGAGTTGGCAGACGAACTCGGCATTTCACATCAGGCGCTGTCCGAGCGATTCCGCCGCGCCTACGAGACGCTTGTCGACGAAGAGTTACAACCGCAGAACGAACGCTCTCGATCAGTCCTCGAGTAG
- a CDS encoding HAD family hydrolase, translating to MVSEYDFWLLDLDGTLVDVDWSYTRDVFDRVGDDLGREFSDREAEILWNGLTGSRDHQLREWGIEPAQFWDAFHANEDPAVRAEQTYLHPDAEFVADLEEPVGLVTHCQEFLAEPVLEHVGIRDWFDARLCCTEETGWKPDPEPVEQVMADLGVAGNGAQGVLAGDGACDVGAAWNAGLDAIHVERLGHDRRGRCVLGDYRVQSFNEL from the coding sequence ATGGTCTCCGAGTATGACTTTTGGTTGCTCGACCTCGACGGGACGCTGGTTGACGTCGACTGGTCGTACACCCGCGACGTGTTCGACCGGGTCGGTGACGACCTCGGCCGTGAGTTTAGCGACCGCGAGGCTGAAATCCTCTGGAACGGCCTGACGGGCTCTCGAGATCACCAACTCCGCGAGTGGGGGATCGAACCCGCGCAGTTTTGGGATGCGTTTCACGCCAACGAAGATCCGGCGGTGCGGGCCGAACAGACCTACCTCCACCCTGACGCCGAGTTCGTCGCCGACCTCGAAGAACCCGTTGGCCTCGTCACCCACTGTCAGGAGTTCCTCGCAGAGCCGGTTCTCGAGCATGTCGGCATCCGCGACTGGTTCGACGCGCGACTGTGCTGTACCGAGGAGACGGGGTGGAAACCCGACCCGGAACCCGTCGAGCAGGTGATGGCCGACCTCGGGGTTGCCGGAAACGGGGCACAGGGCGTCCTTGCGGGTGACGGTGCCTGTGACGTTGGGGCGGCCTGGAACGCCGGTCTCGATGCGATCCACGTCGAACGACTCGGTCACGACCGGCGCGGTCGCTGCGTCCTTGGCGACTACCGCGTGCAGTCGTTCAACGAACTGTAA
- the lwrS gene encoding LWR-salt protein → MNGQYVFAVRVHLESAQDEISLEPGSAEPRVIVFREAPEPGSEGWLFFRNTLWRGEVSDQDHARQLAEEWLDLPIVSVDFRELQVDEVYFEAMKSEIADDLETFKAENVSEVLSKYLGSSIRVTEDI, encoded by the coding sequence ATGAACGGGCAGTACGTCTTTGCCGTTCGCGTTCATCTCGAGTCCGCACAGGACGAGATCAGTCTCGAGCCAGGCAGCGCCGAGCCACGGGTGATCGTGTTTCGCGAGGCACCGGAGCCGGGCAGCGAGGGCTGGCTCTTTTTCCGAAACACGCTCTGGCGCGGGGAGGTTTCGGATCAGGACCACGCCCGGCAACTTGCTGAGGAGTGGCTGGACCTGCCGATCGTCTCGGTTGACTTTCGGGAACTGCAAGTCGACGAAGTGTACTTCGAGGCGATGAAATCGGAAATTGCGGACGACCTCGAGACGTTCAAGGCTGAGAACGTCAGCGAGGTTCTCTCGAAGTATCTCGGCTCGAGCATTCGGGTGACTGAGGATATATAA